In Nostoc sp. GT001, a genomic segment contains:
- a CDS encoding cadmium resistance transporter — MAWLISTLLIGISVAFATTFDDNLYLTAFFGKVNRNFRPKHIVIGEFLGFTTLVCASLPGFFGGLLIPSSWIGLLGLLPITIGISNLISREEEGETVQAVSVDLNSPVKSGRQKKSLFATIRDPQTYRVSAVTIANGGNNIGIYVPLFATSNLPSLGVILCVCYCTVGMWCLLSYNLTRNPLMTPVLTRYGRKIFPFVLIYLGLSILIKSETYRLLPSLAMLGN; from the coding sequence ATGGCTTGGCTAATTAGTACATTATTGATTGGAATCTCTGTCGCTTTTGCAACTACCTTTGACGACAACTTATATTTGACGGCTTTCTTCGGGAAGGTCAATCGGAACTTTCGTCCTAAGCATATTGTTATCGGTGAATTTCTGGGATTTACTACCTTAGTATGCGCCAGTCTCCCTGGTTTCTTCGGCGGTCTGCTCATTCCCAGCAGTTGGATTGGTTTACTAGGTTTACTTCCCATCACTATTGGTATCAGTAATCTCATCAGTCGAGAAGAGGAAGGAGAGACAGTGCAAGCTGTGTCAGTTGACTTAAACTCTCCTGTAAAATCTGGACGCCAGAAGAAATCACTATTTGCAACCATCCGCGATCCTCAAACTTACCGTGTTTCTGCTGTCACCATTGCCAATGGAGGAAACAACATTGGAATTTATGTACCGTTGTTTGCCACTAGTAATCTTCCAAGTTTGGGTGTAATTCTGTGTGTTTGCTATTGCACTGTTGGGATGTGGTGCTTACTCTCTTACAACCTGACTCGTAATCCTCTGATGACTCCCGTTTTAACTCGCTACGGTCGCAAAATCTTCCCCTTTGTCTTAATTTACTTGGGACTCTCTATCTTAATTAAAAGTGAAACATATCGACTTTTACCTAGTCTGGCAATGCTTGGGAACTAA
- a CDS encoding IS982 family transposase, with protein MSTIVSRLDITQIFCDVDDFCNQWENLWRQVPQLPSTTGERRSNSRMHLSEVMTIVIAFHGSGYKTFKEFYTMHVLTSWREAFPNLVSYTRFVELMPWCLMLLCCFLHTRTGEITGISFIDSTPINVCHNCRAHSHKVFKGLVKWGKNSLGWHFGFKLHLIINDCGELLAFSLTPANVDDRKPVPDMTKDLIGKLFGDRGYISQKLFKELYERGLQLVTKSKKKMKNRLVKLIDKILLRKRAVIESVNDHLKNICQIEHSRHRSPFNFLVNLMAGLTAYTYLPKKPSIDIYPKDLPALPPAIF; from the coding sequence ATGTCTACCATTGTATCTCGCCTCGACATCACCCAAATTTTCTGCGACGTAGATGATTTCTGTAACCAATGGGAAAATCTCTGGCGGCAAGTACCACAATTGCCATCGACAACAGGAGAAAGGCGCAGCAATTCCCGAATGCATTTATCAGAAGTGATGACAATAGTCATCGCATTTCATGGCAGTGGATATAAGACTTTCAAGGAATTCTATACCATGCATGTGCTGACAAGTTGGCGTGAAGCATTTCCAAATCTGGTCAGCTATACTCGGTTTGTGGAACTGATGCCCTGGTGTTTAATGCTATTATGTTGCTTTTTACATACACGTACAGGAGAAATTACTGGGATTAGCTTTATCGATTCCACCCCAATTAATGTTTGTCATAACTGTAGGGCACATTCTCACAAAGTGTTTAAAGGATTAGTTAAATGGGGCAAAAATTCTCTCGGCTGGCACTTTGGATTCAAGCTTCATTTAATTATTAATGATTGTGGAGAATTACTCGCGTTTTCACTAACCCCAGCAAATGTAGACGACCGAAAACCAGTCCCAGATATGACTAAGGATTTGATTGGTAAACTGTTTGGTGACAGAGGATATATCTCTCAAAAATTATTTAAGGAGCTATATGAACGAGGGTTGCAGTTAGTCACAAAATCTAAGAAGAAAATGAAAAATCGTTTGGTAAAACTGATTGATAAGATTCTATTACGCAAACGTGCTGTAATTGAGTCAGTTAATGACCATCTAAAAAACATCTGTCAAATCGAACACTCTCGTCATCGTAGTCCATTTAACTTTTTGGTTAATCTGATGGCCGGTTTAACTGCTTATACCTATTTGCCTAAAAAACCTTCGATTGATATTTACCCAAAAGATTTGCCTGCTCTACCTCCTGCCATTTTTTAG
- a CDS encoding cyclic nucleotide-binding domain-containing protein, with translation MLTSVDRLLFVRRVPIFKELRDDFIVRLTSVMNELSFPANYTIFRQGEEGRSLYIVVSGRVKVHIGNKQLAEVEQGKYFGEMAVFDTQPRSATATTLEPCEFLELTQEQLYDAIEETPEIAVNIIRELSRLIRRLNDDMNVTSLRS, from the coding sequence ATGCTAACCAGTGTTGACCGTTTATTATTTGTCCGGCGAGTCCCGATTTTTAAGGAATTGCGGGATGATTTTATTGTGCGGCTCACTTCAGTGATGAACGAATTGTCATTCCCAGCTAATTACACCATCTTTCGACAGGGAGAAGAAGGGCGATCGCTCTATATTGTCGTCTCCGGTCGAGTTAAAGTTCACATTGGGAATAAACAGTTGGCAGAGGTGGAACAGGGAAAATATTTTGGTGAGATGGCAGTATTTGATACTCAACCTCGATCTGCCACTGCCACGACTCTGGAACCTTGTGAATTTTTAGAACTGACGCAAGAGCAACTATATGATGCGATCGAAGAAACTCCCGAAATTGCGGTGAATATCATTCGTGAGTTATCCCGTCTGATTCGCAGATTGAACGACGATATGAATGTAACTTCTTTGCGGAGTTAA
- a CDS encoding Uma2 family endonuclease, translating into MYATVTQPLTFEEFLAWDDGSGREFELSDGIPVPLSEPNANHEDLIERLCTYLENHCQENDLPYVSRQSKQVRLKTALGEKEKSRKADIVIFARVEWQRMKTSSSSAAAYIPPPGIIEVVSNNWKDDYLTKLAEYEDLGVFEYIIVDYAAFGGIRFIGSPKQPTITIYQLEDGEYLPPKVFRGQDRIDFKLFPNIALTAEKIFAMSR; encoded by the coding sequence ATGTACGCAACCGTCACACAACCACTGACTTTTGAAGAGTTTCTTGCCTGGGACGATGGTTCAGGCAGAGAGTTTGAGCTATCGGATGGAATTCCCGTGCCATTATCAGAACCAAATGCAAATCATGAGGATTTGATCGAGCGACTGTGTACCTACTTAGAAAACCACTGCCAAGAAAATGACCTGCCTTACGTGTCGCGCCAGTCCAAGCAGGTTCGGCTCAAAACAGCACTAGGCGAAAAGGAAAAAAGCCGGAAAGCAGATATTGTCATATTTGCAAGAGTTGAATGGCAGAGGATGAAAACTAGCTCTAGTTCTGCTGCTGCATATATTCCACCACCGGGAATCATTGAGGTCGTTAGCAACAACTGGAAGGACGACTATCTGACAAAACTTGCTGAATATGAGGACTTGGGCGTTTTTGAGTACATCATTGTGGACTATGCTGCTTTTGGTGGCATTCGGTTCATTGGCTCTCCCAAGCAGCCAACGATTACAATCTACCAACTTGAAGATGGAGAGTATTTACCCCCAAAGGTGTTTCGAGGACAGGATCGAATTGATTTTAAATTGTTTCCGAACATTGCCTTAACGGCTGAAAAGATTTTTGCAATGAGTCGCTGA
- a CDS encoding KamA family radical SAM protein, producing the protein MIKNTILDPLVTDIRCEEICQILGETYNQERWNDWRWQMRHRLTKLEHFQKLLRLSATEEQGLLIAPEKFAVAVTPYFASLLDPEDPLCPLRLQVIPRQEELIVSSADMVDPCGEDNDTPVPGLVHRYPDRVLLLALDSCAAYCRYCTRSRLVSQGEMYPVTRRLDAIATYLEEHTEIRDVLISGGDPLLMADEPLDNLLRRLRAIKHIEFIRIGSRVPSFLPQRITPELVALLRKHRVWLSLHFCHVRELTPEVAQACDRLADGGIPLGSQTVLLKGVNDSEKALKNLFHGLLKLRVRPYYLYQCDPVVGTGHLRTSVQTGLDLISKLRGHTTGYAVPTYVIDAPGGGGKVPIQAETLVAYENGTATVQNWAGKTYTYTDPVE; encoded by the coding sequence ATGATCAAAAACACTATTCTAGATCCTCTAGTAACTGATATTCGGTGTGAAGAAATTTGTCAGATTTTGGGAGAGACTTACAACCAGGAACGCTGGAACGATTGGCGCTGGCAAATGCGGCATCGGTTGACTAAGCTGGAACACTTTCAGAAGTTATTAAGGCTTAGTGCTACCGAAGAACAGGGACTTTTAATTGCACCAGAAAAGTTTGCTGTAGCCGTAACTCCATACTTTGCATCGCTACTTGATCCAGAAGATCCGCTTTGTCCATTACGGTTACAAGTGATACCACGGCAAGAAGAACTAATAGTTAGTTCAGCAGACATGGTAGATCCATGCGGTGAGGATAATGACACTCCAGTACCAGGACTCGTACACCGCTATCCTGATCGAGTGTTGCTGCTTGCCCTAGATAGTTGCGCCGCTTATTGCCGTTACTGCACCCGCTCTCGTTTGGTGAGCCAAGGTGAGATGTACCCAGTAACGCGACGGTTAGATGCGATCGCTACTTACTTAGAGGAACACACCGAGATCCGTGACGTGCTAATTTCCGGTGGCGATCCTCTATTGATGGCTGATGAACCTTTAGACAATTTGCTTAGGCGGCTGCGTGCCATTAAGCATATTGAATTTATCCGCATTGGTTCTCGTGTGCCGAGTTTCTTACCGCAGCGAATTACACCAGAACTGGTTGCCTTGCTTCGTAAACATCGTGTGTGGCTATCTTTGCACTTTTGTCATGTGCGGGAACTTACCCCAGAAGTCGCACAAGCTTGCGATCGCCTCGCTGATGGCGGCATTCCTCTAGGCAGTCAAACTGTGCTGTTAAAAGGTGTGAATGATTCTGAAAAAGCCCTGAAGAATCTGTTTCACGGTCTTCTCAAACTGCGTGTGCGACCTTATTATCTTTATCAATGCGACCCTGTTGTTGGTACTGGACATCTGCGAACAAGTGTGCAAACTGGGCTTGATTTAATTTCTAAATTGCGTGGTCATACTACTGGCTACGCTGTACCAACCTATGTAATTGATGCCCCTGGTGGTGGTGGCAAAGTCCCAATTCAAGCCGAAACTCTAGTTGCTTATGAGAATGGGACAGCTACAGTGCAAAATTGGGCGGGTAAGACGTACACCTATACAGATCCAGTGGAGTAG
- a CDS encoding transposase family protein, whose protein sequence is MNLIEAIQGVPDYRHARGIRHRLWIILTIVLLGSCTGYWGYKPLAEFTKNHRLSLIKLLDLSPDIQFPSASTFRNIMMSIDFQILAELFNVWAEKSLPINFKELFAIDGKCIKSTVTGGNQSYQNFVSIVSVFSL, encoded by the coding sequence ATGAATTTAATCGAAGCAATCCAAGGGGTTCCCGATTATCGACATGCTAGAGGTATTAGACATAGACTTTGGATAATACTAACTATAGTTTTGTTAGGTAGTTGTACAGGATATTGGGGGTATAAACCTTTAGCTGAGTTCACAAAAAATCATCGATTATCTCTAATCAAATTATTAGATTTATCTCCAGATATTCAATTTCCGTCAGCATCAACATTCAGAAATATTATGATGTCAATTGATTTTCAGATATTAGCTGAACTGTTTAACGTCTGGGCAGAAAAGAGTTTGCCAATTAATTTCAAAGAATTATTTGCCATCGATGGGAAATGTATTAAAAGTACTGTAACCGGGGGAAATCAATCCTATCAAAACTTTGTGAGTATCGTTTCAGTTTTCAGTTTATAG
- a CDS encoding pentapeptide repeat-containing protein: MNQSNSKKLTQWFVKAVFLVVLAGFTLLIQPSAKAQTLAPSVPTESELAPVESPMESVTAPAISPVVSPIEPVTTPVISPIVSPIVSVADNVRHLLQTNECVGCNLAGAMLKDANLQAANLEGANLQNADLERANLQQTNLQGANFQGADLGKVNLWGANLVGANLFDADLEKANLLGANLQSANLQNADLENTNLTNANIQGANLMGVDLDDAIRPEGFAIQ, translated from the coding sequence ATGAATCAATCAAACTCTAAAAAATTAACTCAGTGGTTCGTAAAAGCAGTGTTTCTGGTAGTTTTAGCGGGATTTACTCTGCTTATCCAGCCCAGTGCTAAAGCACAAACACTAGCTCCATCTGTACCTACGGAATCTGAACTAGCTCCAGTTGAATCACCAATGGAGTCTGTAACCGCACCAGCAATATCTCCAGTTGTATCGCCAATAGAGCCTGTGACAACACCAGTCATATCACCGATTGTATCGCCAATAGTGTCTGTAGCAGACAACGTTAGACATTTATTACAAACCAATGAATGTGTCGGCTGTAACCTCGCTGGGGCAATGTTAAAAGACGCAAACCTGCAAGCAGCAAACTTGGAAGGTGCTAACTTACAAAATGCAGACTTAGAAAGGGCTAACTTGCAGCAAACAAACTTACAAGGGGCTAACTTTCAAGGAGCAGATTTAGGCAAGGTAAACCTTTGGGGAGCAAACCTGGTGGGAGCAAACCTTTTTGATGCAGACTTAGAGAAAGCCAACCTCTTGGGAGCAAATCTGCAATCCGCTAACCTACAAAACGCAGACTTGGAAAATACAAATCTGACAAATGCAAACATCCAGGGAGCTAACCTGATGGGCGTTGATTTGGACGATGCAATTAGACCGGAAGGATTCGCTATTCAGTAA
- a CDS encoding D-alanine--D-alanine ligase — protein MGLFIGLCYDLKADYLQAGFSASEVMEFDDEETIIGLETALLQLGHQVERVGNGRELALRLAKGDRWDLIFNIAEGLKGRSREAQVPAICELFAQPYTFSDPLTCALTLDKALAKRVVRDRGLPTAPFEVVNTTAEAAAVSLPMPLFLKPMAEGSSKGVTGRSLVKEREELVNTYQALHELFQQPILVETFLPGREVTVGIVGNGSNSRVVGVMEVIFTGKVEAFAYTTLNKDEYLERVSYRLLIDPEPLAAQAKQLALDAYHTLGCRDAARVDLRCDASGVLQFMELNPLPGLDHIRSDLPMIGRLGGVTYTEIIAEIVESAWQRYKC, from the coding sequence ATGGGGTTATTCATTGGACTATGTTATGACCTGAAGGCGGACTATCTTCAGGCTGGTTTCAGTGCCTCTGAGGTGATGGAGTTTGACGATGAAGAAACTATCATCGGGCTGGAAACTGCACTATTGCAGTTAGGTCATCAGGTTGAACGTGTTGGCAATGGTAGAGAACTTGCTCTGCGTTTGGCAAAAGGCGATCGCTGGGATTTGATTTTCAATATTGCTGAGGGTTTAAAGGGTCGTTCTCGTGAAGCTCAAGTCCCGGCAATCTGCGAATTATTCGCTCAACCTTACACCTTTTCCGATCCGCTTACCTGTGCCCTGACGTTAGACAAAGCACTAGCTAAAAGAGTAGTTCGCGATCGCGGTTTGCCGACAGCTCCCTTTGAGGTCGTAAATACTACCGCAGAAGCAGCAGCTGTGTCGCTGCCAATGCCACTTTTCCTCAAACCTATGGCGGAAGGCAGTTCTAAAGGGGTAACTGGTCGTTCTCTTGTCAAAGAACGCGAGGAACTAGTAAATACTTATCAAGCGTTACACGAACTTTTTCAGCAACCAATACTCGTAGAAACCTTTCTTCCTGGTAGAGAAGTAACAGTAGGCATTGTTGGCAACGGTAGTAACTCACGGGTAGTAGGTGTGATGGAAGTAATTTTTACAGGAAAAGTAGAAGCCTTCGCCTATACTACCCTCAACAAAGATGAGTATCTAGAACGGGTATCTTATCGTTTACTTATAGATCCTGAACCACTGGCAGCACAGGCAAAGCAATTGGCGCTGGATGCTTACCATACTCTTGGTTGCCGTGATGCTGCTCGCGTGGATCTGCGCTGCGATGCTAGTGGTGTATTACAGTTTATGGAGCTTAACCCATTGCCAGGGCTAGATCATATCCGCTCAGACTTGCCAATGATAGGACGTTTGGGTGGTGTGACATACACTGAAATCATTGCTGAAATAGTCGAGTCTGCATGGCAAAGATATAAATGCTGA
- a CDS encoding DUF262 domain-containing protein, giving the protein MSKNGIATNKKVLDLFNMMKTGTLILAPSFQRKLVWNDAHKEKFIETILLKLPFPEIYLADGEIDLDIQTSKTLVVDGQQRLSTIYQYVTASPEFTIKNISKFEKLSTQEKTDFFDYTVVVRDLGRIPESEIREVFKRINSVQYALNAIEISNSLYEGEFITTAKDILENNALFTSLEVFSEGEFSRMKDLEYVLLIMSTIEEGGYFTSDKEVKTYVEKYNNEYPNKNLMSTNFNEASKLIIGSNLPPDSLWIKKSSLFTLMIELIKIKNKYGYLPQDQTLAHALKSLEEELNINKKEDVSKNMLAQYYYYTHQGTASRKGRNVRGQVINKILEESMNVN; this is encoded by the coding sequence ATGAGCAAAAATGGTATTGCAACTAATAAAAAAGTTTTAGATTTATTCAATATGATGAAAACTGGTACTTTAATACTTGCTCCATCTTTTCAAAGAAAGCTTGTATGGAATGATGCACATAAAGAAAAATTTATAGAAACAATTTTATTAAAACTCCCTTTTCCTGAAATATATCTCGCTGATGGTGAAATTGATCTTGATATTCAAACATCAAAAACACTTGTCGTAGATGGTCAACAAAGATTAAGTACAATCTACCAATATGTCACAGCATCACCAGAATTTACTATCAAAAATATTAGTAAGTTTGAAAAATTGTCTACACAAGAAAAAACAGATTTTTTTGATTATACAGTTGTCGTCAGAGATTTAGGAAGAATTCCTGAAAGTGAAATTAGAGAAGTTTTTAAGAGAATAAACTCTGTACAATACGCACTAAATGCGATAGAAATTAGCAATTCCTTATACGAAGGAGAGTTCATTACAACTGCTAAAGATATTCTAGAAAATAATGCTCTTTTTACAAGTTTAGAGGTATTTAGTGAAGGTGAATTTTCTCGGATGAAAGACCTGGAATATGTGTTGCTAATTATGTCAACAATAGAAGAAGGCGGTTATTTTACTAGTGATAAAGAAGTAAAGACCTATGTAGAAAAGTATAATAATGAATATCCAAATAAAAATTTAATGTCTACTAATTTTAACGAAGCATCTAAATTAATAATTGGGTCTAATCTCCCTCCAGATAGTTTGTGGATAAAGAAGTCTAGTTTGTTTACTTTAATGATTGAATTAATAAAAATTAAAAACAAGTATGGTTATTTGCCTCAAGATCAAACTTTAGCTCATGCTTTAAAATCTTTAGAAGAAGAACTAAATATAAATAAGAAAGAAGATGTATCTAAAAATATGCTTGCTCAATATTATTATTATACACATCAAGGTACTGCTAGCAGAAAAGGACGTAATGTTCGCGGTCAAGTTATAAATAAAATTTTAGAAGAAAGTATGAATGTAAATTAA